AAGGAGATACTGCCGTCTTTTTTGGACTTTCGGGTACAGGCAAAACGACACTTTCAGCAGACCCTGATAGGAGTTTGATAGGTGATGATGAACATGGTTGGAATGAGGACTCAGTTTTCAACTTTGAAGGCGGATGCTATGCCAAAGTAATAGATCTGAGCAGGGAAAAAGAACCTGAAATCTGGGATGCCATCAAGTTTGGGGCTATAGTCGAAAACACCAGGTTTTATCCGGGAACCAGAACTGTAGATTACAGCAACAAACAGGTAACTGAGAATACAAGGACATCTTATCCCATATATCACATCAAAAATGCCCTGCCCAATTCAATTGCCGGCATACCAAAAAACATCTTTTTTCTGACAGCCGATGCCTTTGGAGTAATCCCGCCCATTTCAAAATTGAATAAAAGCCAGGCCATGTACCACTTTATTTCAGGGTATACAGCGAAAGTAGCCGGCACAGAAGTAGACGTAACAGAACCAAAGACAACTTTCTCAGCATGCTTTGGAGCTGCATTTCTCCCATTACACCCTACCCGATATGCTGAGTTGTTTGGCGAAAAAATGGAGAAGCACCAAGTCAATGTTTGGTTGATAAACACCGGCTGGACAGGAGGACCTTATGGAGTAGGATCAAGAATGAAGCTGAAATATACAAGAGCAATGATCTCAGCTGCGCTCGAAGGCAAACTCGATCATGTAGCCTATAGGAAACATAGTGTATTTGGAATAGGAATACCTGAATCATGCCCCAATGTTCCCGACCATGTATTAAGCCCAAGAGCAACCTGGGAAGATAAAGCTGCCTATGACCTGAAAGCCAGAGAACTTGGTACTGCTTTTATCCAGAATTTTGAAAAATACCTTGATTTTGCCACTGACGATATTCTTGCCGGAGCACCGAAGTTTTAGTTAATTAACCCTTTTCAAGAAAAATAAACCCAAATCCAGGGAGTGCCAAAGCACTCCTTTTTTTATTTGCAAAATTGAAGATGCTCCAAAATAGATTTCTTACTTTTGGGCAAAAATAAATTTTATGAGCAAAGCAGAGATACAAACCGAAAAAGGCACCATGAAAGTGGAGTTCTATGATAATGATGCCCCAAAGGCTGTTGAAAACTTTAAGGCACTTTCAAAAAAAGGGTTCTATAATGGATTGACTTTTCATAGAGTTATCCCAAATTTCGTCATTCAGGGTGGTTGTCCAAACGGGACTGGCACCGGAGGTCCCGGATATAAGATTGATTGCGAATTGGACGGCGAAAATCAATACCATGACCGTGGAGTACTTTCGATGGCCCATGCCGGCAGAAATACAGGTGGATCTCAATTCTTTATTTGCCATAGCAGAGACAATACAAGTCATCTGGACAGGAGACATACCTGTTTTGGTAAAGTAGTGGAAGGTCTTGAGGTTATAGATCAGATCCGTCAGGGAGATAAAATCGAAAAAATAGTAATACTTGAAGATTGATGAAGCAAAACACTGTTTCAAGAGTCAATTGAAAACCCTGAAATATGGGTAAACCAAACTTGAAAAAGAAAACTTATTGAATAAAAGAGGCTGTCCTATTTATGGGCAGCCTCTTTTATTTTCTCAAAACAAAGCCCCTGCTATTGTCGCTGTCATCAGACATGCCAAGGTGGCTGCCATCAAAGCTTTCATTCCCAACTTCGATAGGTTCCCCTGCTGATTTGGTGCTATGCTGCCGATTCCTCCTACTTGTATGGCGATAGAACTGAAATTAGAAAATCCACATAGAGCATAAGTGGCAATTACAATCGATTTAGGGGAAAGAGCATCGGCAGACTTCATATCTGCAAGACTCAAATAAGCAACAAATTCGTTGATAACTGTTTTTTGTCCTAACAAAGACCCGACTTGTAGGGTTTCGCTCCAATCCACGCCGATAATCCAAGCAAATATCCTAAAAACCTGCCCGAGAATATATTCCAACGAAAATCCTGAAAACTGTCCTCCTGTAGATGAAATCACCCACGTATTCAGACCGGAATATTCCCCTATCAGACCCGAAAGGATATAATTCAAAGCAGCAATTACCGCTATAAAAGCAAGCAGCATCCCGCCCACATTCAGCGCTAGTTTTAAGCCTTCCGAGGCTCCTATTGACATGGCATCAATCAGATTAACGCCCATATTTTCCCCACTGACTTCCAACTTGTCATTGGTTATTTCCTTATCTGTCTCCGGGATCATAATTTTGGACATCACTATGGCAGCAGGGGCGTTCATGATACTTGCTCCAAGCAGATAGGCCGCAAACCTGCTTTGCTCGGCCAGGCTATCCCCACCAAGAAAAGCCACATATCCGGCCAAAACACCTCCGGCAATTGTGGCCATTCCACCTGTCATCAAACACATTAACTCTGATCTGGACATGGTAGGAATAAAAGGCCTGACCAATAAGGGGGCCTCTGTCTGGCCAAGAAATATATTTCCCGCAGCTGAAAGGCTTTCTGGTCCCGAAAGTCTCATTGTTCTTGCCATTACCCATGCAATGCCAAAAACCACTTTCTGCAAAACCCCCAAATAATATAATCCCGCCGATACAGTAGAGAAAAATATAATAGTTGGCAGTACCTGAAATGCGAAAATAAATCCAAATGAATCTGTGGCCAAGTCACCAAAAATGAAGGTGGCACCGTCAGCAGAAAAACTCAGGAATTTCACAAAAGCCCTGCTCACTGTGGCAAATATTCTGGCAACAAACTCTACTTTGGTAATTAAAAAACCAAACAAAGCCTGCAAAATCACACCTATGCCTACCAATCTCCAATCAACCTGTCTCTTATTGGATGAAAAAATAAATGCCACCAAAATCAAAACTACAATACCTACCAATCCTCTGAAATAATCCATCTGATAAAATGAATAAATGAAATTAATGTAAATCTTTTGACAGCTGAATAAAATTCAAATGATTCTTCATTCTATGGAAAATGGTAAAGAGGCTGTCTCTTAAGTGAAATCTCCAAAATTTTATGCAAATATTATTGGGTTACATTTGACTAAACTTTGCGTCTTTGTGCCTTTGTGGAATTTTCGAACAATTTCGGCCACAAAGTCACAAAGATCCTAATTGTAAAACCGATACTTTATTTGGTAATAAAATTTGAAAGACGATTTATGGTGCAGCCTCTTTTGAATCAGTTTCTTCTGTTGATTTCATCCCTGATTCTAGCGGCCCTTTCATAATCTTCGTTATTGATAGCCTTATCCAGCATCTGATTGAGTTTGTCCAGACTAAAATCTTTGAGTGAGTCTGAAACTTTCGAAGTTGATCCCGATGTCCGGCCTGGCTTCACCTGCTTTTGATGCTCTTTCCTTTCGTCATCTTCATTAAATTCAATGGCTGCCTCTGACATGACTTTAGATACACAATATATCTGGGCATCAAATCTTACGGCGATTGCAATGGCATCTGAGGGTCTTGCATCAATCTCTACTGTCTTAGAAGCATTTTTACAGACTATTTTAGCATAAAACACACCTTCTCTCATATCTGAAATCAAAATATGATCAATAGAGAAATTGAAGTTTGAAGCAAAAGATTTGAATAAGTCATGCGTCATCGGACGATTGGGAATAATCTTTTCTATCTCTATGGCAATAGCTTGTGCTTCAAACATACCAATGACGATAGGAAGTCTTCTGCTACCCCCTACTTCACCCATTACCAAGGTAAATGACCCTGATTGGGAATGGTTTGACGATAATCCTAAAATCTCTAATTGAATAGTTTGGTCCACAGGATTTATTTTTGGGCTTTTATAGCTTCAGTTAACTTTGGTAAAATTTCAAAAGCATCTCCAACAATCCCATAATCAGCTGCTTTAAAGAACGGCGCTTCGGGATCTTTGTTGATTACCACGATGTATTTTGAAGAATTCACACCCGCAAGATGTTGAATAGCACCCGAAATTCCAACTGCAACATATAAAGTTGGGGCAACTTTTACTCCTGTCTGTCCAACATGCTCATGATGTGGTCTCCAGCCAATATCCGATACCGGCTTAGAACAGCCCGTTGCTGCCCCGAGTTCTTTCGCCAAATCCTCAATCATTCCCCAGTTTTCAGGCCCCTTCATACCTCTGCCACCGGATACAACAATATCTGCTTCTGGCAATAATACCTCTCCTGTAGCTTTATCGGTTGAAGTGATTTTTGTAGCAAAATTATCTTCCGGAATTGTCAAGGCAATTTCTTCCACTTTTGCCTCGGGTCCATCGGTTTTCAGATCCACCGCGTTTTTTTTCACAGCAAGAATTTTATTCTCTGCAGTGACTACTGTTTCCGCAAAAGCCTTCCCTGTATAGATACTTCTTCTGACGGTGTATCCGGAACCTGTCTCCGGTAATTCCACAACATTGGAAACCAAAGCTGCATTTAACTTCACAGCCAACCGGGCAGCTACGGCATCTCCTAAAGATGATTTTGCCAACACCAAAGTCTTGGCTCCGACCTTATCAAAAATTTGGGCAACCGCTTCGGCATGCGCCTGAATGACTCCATCACTCAGCTTCCCATCATTGACATGAATTACTCTGCCGGCACCGGCATGTCCTGCTTTGGCCAATTCACTTGAAGAAATTGTTCCCAATGCGACAGCGACTACTTCTCCCGCTGATAGTTTTTCGGACAAGGCTTTCCCGTAAGAAACAGCCTCCAAACTCGTTTTTTTGACTGAACCTTCCGCGTGTTCTATATATACTAATACTGACATAATATCTCTGATTTAAAATAATGTTTAATGATTAAAGCACTTTGGCTTCATTTTTCAACAATCTCACCAATTCCGCAACATTGTCTTTATCCACAAGTTTGACAGAACCTTTTGCGGGGGGCAACTGATAGGAAGTCACTTTGGTATTTGCGCCGTCCACGGTTGGTTCTATTACCTGCAAAGGTTTGGTTCTTGCTGACATAATTCCTCTCATATTCGGTATTTTCCATTCTGCAATCGGTTCCTGGCATCCTGCTATCAATGGCAGTTTTGCTTCCAGATATTCTTTTCCACCTTCAATTTCCCTTGCCATTTTCACGTTTTCCCCCTCAATCTCCAATTTCATCACAGGAGAAACGGATGGAATCCCCAGCATCTCTCCGACCATGCCATGGACCATACCACCATTGAAATCTATTGATTCCCTGCCCATCAAAATCAGATCATAACCATTTGATTTTGCAATGCCTGCTATCTGATTGGCCACAAAAAGGGAATCTTTTGGAAAGGCATTTATTCTGATGGCATCATCAGCACCGATAGCGAGCGCTTTCCTCAATGTGGGTTCAGTTTCTGCTTCTCCCACATTCAGCACAGTAAGACTTGCTCCCAGCTGCTCTTTGAGTTCAACTGCCCTGGCCAATGCATAATCATCGTAAGGTCCTATGATAAATTGAACACCGGTTTTATCAAATTTGGTATTGCTATCTGTAAACTGAATTTTGGATGTGGTATCCGGTACATGGGTAATACAAACAAGAATCTTCATTATGTATATTTAGGTTATTTATTTTTAAATTGCGTGAATTTAGTCATAAGGCCATAATTAAAAAAAGAATTCATGAGCAAATTGTCACGTATCGAAATGCTGAAATCTTTTGCCGAACAAGATCCGACTAATCCTTTTAATTGGTACGCCTTGGCCTTGGAGCACCAGGAAAGTGATCCGGACCTGGCAAAATTCTACTTCAATAAACTCCTTATGGAGCATAAGGTTTACTTACCCACCTATTATCATGCTGCCGGTTTTTTTGCATCTGAGGGCGATATAGATAAAGCCAAAGAAATTTTTGAAAGCGGCATCAGACTCGCCGAGGAACAAAACAATGACAAAACCCTTAAAGAATTAAAGAACAGCTATCAGAATTTCCTGTTTGAAAATGACATCGATTAAGTGGGAAGTTTTTGAGAATATGCTATTACTTCCAATATCCTTCAACATTTAGGATTACCCAGTCTAGAATCTTATGTCTTGTATCTTGTGTCTTAAGTCCTGTGTCTTAAACTCAAAAAGGCGCCGGCTTATTACTCCCCAAACCACCTGGGAAGGGCTCATCATAATCACCTCCATTGGCTTTGCTCTGCACCCGGATCATATTGCTTGAATCAAAATTCTGACCTCCTGCTCCACTTGGAAACTTGTGCCCATAGAGTGGGTCCTGTGATTTGTAGGGAATATTCACTTCCAAATCCGTGAACTTGGTGTATTTGCCGATAAATCTGAGTTTGACATTGTCCAAGGATCCATTTCTATGTTTGGCTATGATTACTTCTCCCACTCCGGCTGTGGATGCGCCGTCCTCATCTTCTGTGATGCCGTAATATTCGGGACGGTACAGGAACATGACCATATCTGCATCCTGCTCGATGGCACCCGATTCCCTCAAATCAGAAAGCTGCGGCCTTTTATCGCCGCCCCTGGTTTCTACCGCCCGCGAAAGCTGAGAAAGCGCTATCACCGGAACACTCAATTCCTTGGCAATCTTCTTCAAAGCTCTGGAAATACTTGCAATCTCCTGTTCCCTGTTACCGCCTCCTCCTGATTTGGAGTCACCCGACATCAACTGCAAGTAATCAATCACAATCAACTGAATATCATGCTGGGCTTTTAGCTTTCTGCATTTTGCCCTCAATTCCAAAATTGAAAGTGCAGGAGTATCATCTACGAATAAAGGAGCTTTGGATAGTTTACCGGTCTTATGGACAAGTTGCTCCCATTCATAATCGGCAAGATTTCCTTTTTTGATTTTATCTGAATCCAGCTCAGCCTCTGAAGAAATCAGACGATTGACCAGCTGGATAGAAGACATTTCCAAAGAAAAAATGGCCACCGGTCGGTTGTGGTCCACTGCAGCATTTCTTAATACGGATAACACAAATGCCGTCTTACCCATGGCAGGTCTGGCTGCTATAATCACCAAATCTGATTTTTGCCAGCCTGAGGTAACTCTGTCCAGCGCAGTAAAACCACTTGGAACACCCGTAAGTCCATCTTTCTGTCCTTTTTTGGATTCCAATTCGACAATGGCTTCCTTCAAAATCGAACGCATATCAGAATAATTTTTCCTGATATTCTTTTCGGAAATTTCAAAAAGAGATTGCTCCATTTTATCCAAAAGCTCAAAAACATCAGTAGTATCTTCAAAGGCCTCTCTTTGGATTTCAGATGAAATGGAAATAATTTCCCGCTTCATGGATTGCTCGGTAATGATTCGGGCGTGGTATTCGATATTGGAAGCAGAGGAAACTTTGGAAGTAAGTTCAGTGATGAAAAATGCGCCACCGGCCATTTCCAGCTGTCCTTTCTTTCTCAGCTGATTGGTGACAGTCAATAAATCGATGGGCTGACTGTCAGAAAAGAGGTCGAGAATGGCTGAAAAAATCACCTTATGGGCTTCCTTGTAAAAGCTCTCCGGTTTCAAAATATCCACTACAGCTGTCAGGGCATCTTTTTCAAGCATCAGGGCACCAAGCACCGCTTCTTCTAAATCTATAGCCTGAGGAGGTAATTTTCCCATGCCCATTGGGCTACCCAAATCAGGTTTTCTTTTTCCAACTATTCTGTCCTTTCCTATAGATTTATTGTCCGTCATAACCACAAATGTAGCCTCTTTGAATCAATGTTTTTGAACAATTTATTAACGAGTTATTCACAATTTGTCCAATCAAAAGATAATCAAGCCCCTATCTAAAACGTCTTTTCTTTCCTTGTATTATCTTTTTCTATAGATCACTTATTTCTTATTAAAGAAAAAAATAAATCTTCTCATCTGGATAATCCAGAAAATTTGAAAAATAAATAGTTGATGAGGTCTCTCCAAAAAATCATTTCTTACTTTTGGGCTTTGTTGAATACTTATGACCAAGAAATATCATTTTATTGCTATCGGTGGAGCCGTGATGCATAACCTGGCCCTTTCCATGGTAGCCAAAGGCTACCAAGTGACCGGTTCTGATGATGAAATTTACGAACCTTCCAGGACCCGTTTGGAAAAAGCAGGCATCTTACCGAAAGAAAAAGGTTGGTTCCCGGAAAAAATCCATGCAGGCCTCGATGGCATTATCTTGGGTATGCATGCCCGAATCGAAAATCCAGAACTCCAAAAGGCCAAAGACCTGAACATCCCCATCTTCTCTTTTCCTGAATTTATCTATGAACAGAGCAAGGACAAGAAAAGAGTGGTCATATCCGGTTCTCATGGCAAAACCAGTATCACCTCCATGATTCTCCATGTGCTGAAGTTTCATCAAAAAGAATTTGATTACCTGGTGGGCGCACAGATTGAAGGTTTTGACCTGATGGTCAAATTGTCCAATGCTCCGGTCATTATCATAGAAGGGGATGAATACCTGACTTCCCCCTTGGATAGAAGGCCTAAGTTTTTCCATTATCACCACGATATCCTCCTGATGAGCGGAATAGCCTGGGATCATTTCAATGTGTTTCCAACCTTTGATTTTTATAGGGAACAATTTGAAAAACTGGTGGAGATGACTCCGCAGCAAGGCTACTTTATCTATTGTTCTGAGGATCCGATTGTCGACGAACTGGGACAAAAGTCCAAAGGAAAAATAGATAACCTGATCCCGTACAAAGCCCATCCTTATAAAATAAAAGAAGGAATTACTTACCTGCTGACTGATTCCGGCGATATCGCTATC
This window of the Aquiflexum balticum DSM 16537 genome carries:
- the pckA gene encoding phosphoenolpyruvate carboxykinase (ATP), which gives rise to MSVQELDIKVERKSLSELELETKGTIFWNLSPAELVEHSLANKEGNLTDVGALMADTGEFTGRSPKDRFIVKDSETENTVWWSDINIPFDEANFDRLYNKMISFLGNRNLYVRDAIAGADEKYRLNLRIINTLAWHNMFCYNMFLRPDKDQLEDFDPDFTIICIPEFKANPDTDGTRQENFAAINLTRKILLIGGTAYAGEMKKGIFSVLNYILPHKHGVLSMHCSANVGKEGDTAVFFGLSGTGKTTLSADPDRSLIGDDEHGWNEDSVFNFEGGCYAKVIDLSREKEPEIWDAIKFGAIVENTRFYPGTRTVDYSNKQVTENTRTSYPIYHIKNALPNSIAGIPKNIFFLTADAFGVIPPISKLNKSQAMYHFISGYTAKVAGTEVDVTEPKTTFSACFGAAFLPLHPTRYAELFGEKMEKHQVNVWLINTGWTGGPYGVGSRMKLKYTRAMISAALEGKLDHVAYRKHSVFGIGIPESCPNVPDHVLSPRATWEDKAAYDLKARELGTAFIQNFEKYLDFATDDILAGAPKF
- a CDS encoding peptidylprolyl isomerase, with product MSKAEIQTEKGTMKVEFYDNDAPKAVENFKALSKKGFYNGLTFHRVIPNFVIQGGCPNGTGTGGPGYKIDCELDGENQYHDRGVLSMAHAGRNTGGSQFFICHSRDNTSHLDRRHTCFGKVVEGLEVIDQIRQGDKIEKIVILED
- a CDS encoding NupC/NupG family nucleoside CNT transporter, with protein sequence MDYFRGLVGIVVLILVAFIFSSNKRQVDWRLVGIGVILQALFGFLITKVEFVARIFATVSRAFVKFLSFSADGATFIFGDLATDSFGFIFAFQVLPTIIFFSTVSAGLYYLGVLQKVVFGIAWVMARTMRLSGPESLSAAGNIFLGQTEAPLLVRPFIPTMSRSELMCLMTGGMATIAGGVLAGYVAFLGGDSLAEQSRFAAYLLGASIMNAPAAIVMSKIMIPETDKEITNDKLEVSGENMGVNLIDAMSIGASEGLKLALNVGGMLLAFIAVIAALNYILSGLIGEYSGLNTWVISSTGGQFSGFSLEYILGQVFRIFAWIIGVDWSETLQVGSLLGQKTVINEFVAYLSLADMKSADALSPKSIVIATYALCGFSNFSSIAIQVGGIGSIAPNQQGNLSKLGMKALMAATLACLMTATIAGALF
- a CDS encoding bifunctional nuclease family protein: MDQTIQLEILGLSSNHSQSGSFTLVMGEVGGSRRLPIVIGMFEAQAIAIEIEKIIPNRPMTHDLFKSFASNFNFSIDHILISDMREGVFYAKIVCKNASKTVEIDARPSDAIAIAVRFDAQIYCVSKVMSEAAIEFNEDDERKEHQKQVKPGRTSGSTSKVSDSLKDFSLDKLNQMLDKAINNEDYERAARIRDEINRRN
- a CDS encoding electron transfer flavoprotein subunit alpha/FixB family protein; this translates as MSVLVYIEHAEGSVKKTSLEAVSYGKALSEKLSAGEVVAVALGTISSSELAKAGHAGAGRVIHVNDGKLSDGVIQAHAEAVAQIFDKVGAKTLVLAKSSLGDAVAARLAVKLNAALVSNVVELPETGSGYTVRRSIYTGKAFAETVVTAENKILAVKKNAVDLKTDGPEAKVEEIALTIPEDNFATKITSTDKATGEVLLPEADIVVSGGRGMKGPENWGMIEDLAKELGAATGCSKPVSDIGWRPHHEHVGQTGVKVAPTLYVAVGISGAIQHLAGVNSSKYIVVINKDPEAPFFKAADYGIVGDAFEILPKLTEAIKAQK
- a CDS encoding electron transfer flavoprotein subunit beta/FixA family protein yields the protein MKILVCITHVPDTTSKIQFTDSNTKFDKTGVQFIIGPYDDYALARAVELKEQLGASLTVLNVGEAETEPTLRKALAIGADDAIRINAFPKDSLFVANQIAGIAKSNGYDLILMGRESIDFNGGMVHGMVGEMLGIPSVSPVMKLEIEGENVKMAREIEGGKEYLEAKLPLIAGCQEPIAEWKIPNMRGIMSARTKPLQVIEPTVDGANTKVTSYQLPPAKGSVKLVDKDNVAELVRLLKNEAKVL
- a CDS encoding tetratricopeptide repeat protein, whose product is MSKLSRIEMLKSFAEQDPTNPFNWYALALEHQESDPDLAKFYFNKLLMEHKVYLPTYYHAAGFFASEGDIDKAKEIFESGIRLAEEQNNDKTLKELKNSYQNFLFENDID
- the dnaB gene encoding replicative DNA helicase — protein: MTDNKSIGKDRIVGKRKPDLGSPMGMGKLPPQAIDLEEAVLGALMLEKDALTAVVDILKPESFYKEAHKVIFSAILDLFSDSQPIDLLTVTNQLRKKGQLEMAGGAFFITELTSKVSSASNIEYHARIITEQSMKREIISISSEIQREAFEDTTDVFELLDKMEQSLFEISEKNIRKNYSDMRSILKEAIVELESKKGQKDGLTGVPSGFTALDRVTSGWQKSDLVIIAARPAMGKTAFVLSVLRNAAVDHNRPVAIFSLEMSSIQLVNRLISSEAELDSDKIKKGNLADYEWEQLVHKTGKLSKAPLFVDDTPALSILELRAKCRKLKAQHDIQLIVIDYLQLMSGDSKSGGGGNREQEIASISRALKKIAKELSVPVIALSQLSRAVETRGGDKRPQLSDLRESGAIEQDADMVMFLYRPEYYGITEDEDGASTAGVGEVIIAKHRNGSLDNVKLRFIGKYTKFTDLEVNIPYKSQDPLYGHKFPSGAGGQNFDSSNMIRVQSKANGGDYDEPFPGGLGSNKPAPF
- a CDS encoding UDP-N-acetylmuramate--L-alanine ligase, with translation MTKKYHFIAIGGAVMHNLALSMVAKGYQVTGSDDEIYEPSRTRLEKAGILPKEKGWFPEKIHAGLDGIILGMHARIENPELQKAKDLNIPIFSFPEFIYEQSKDKKRVVISGSHGKTSITSMILHVLKFHQKEFDYLVGAQIEGFDLMVKLSNAPVIIIEGDEYLTSPLDRRPKFFHYHHDILLMSGIAWDHFNVFPTFDFYREQFEKLVEMTPQQGYFIYCSEDPIVDELGQKSKGKIDNLIPYKAHPYKIKEGITYLLTDSGDIAITVFGEHNLQNLQGALEVCLSLGLTKEQFYEAVQEFKGAAKRQEVLAKSDQSILYRDFAHAPSKLQATVNAVKNQFPERKLIAVQELHTYSSLNKDFVNNYAHTFDEADVAVIYLNPKAVSLKKLELMDEDTLRDAFKRNDLKLFTDIDQLKVFLESQDYRQANLLLMSSGNYDDMDLSQLKNTINQSQK